In one Myotis daubentonii chromosome 1, mMyoDau2.1, whole genome shotgun sequence genomic region, the following are encoded:
- the CLRN2 gene encoding clarin-2 encodes MPGWFKKVWYGLASLLSFSSFILIIVALVLPHWLSGKILCQTGVDLVNATDPELVKFIGDIYYGLFRGCKVRQCGLGGRESQFTIFPQLVKELNAGLHVMILLLLFLALALALVSMGFAILNMIQVPYKAVNGPGGICLWNVLAGGVVALAITSFMAAVRFHDLTERIANFQERLFRFVVVEEQYEESFWICVASASAHAANLVVVAISQIPLPEIKTKIEEATVTAEDILY; translated from the exons ATGCCCGGATGGTTCAAGAAGGTGTGGTACGGGCTGGCATCGCTACTCAGCTTCTCCTCCTTCATCCTCATCATTGTTGCTCTGGTGCTGCCCCACTGGCTGAGCGGAAAGATCCTTTGTCAGACGGGAGTGGACCTGGTCAACGCCACCGACCCAGAGCTGGTCAAATTCATTGGGGACATTTACTACGGGCTCTTCCGAGGGTGCAAGGTGCGGCAGTGCGGGCTCGGGGGCCGCGAGTCCCAATTCACGA TCTTCCCACAGCTGGTGAAGGAGCTCAACGCGGGCCTGCACGTGATGATCCTGCTGCTCCTCTtcctggccttggccctggctCTGGTCAGCATGGGCTTTGCCATTCTCAACATGATCCAGGTTCCCTACAAGGCGGTCAATGGCCCCGGGGGCATCTGCCTATGGAACGTCCTGGCAG GTGGCGTCGTGGCCTTGGCCATCACCAGCTTCATGGCCGCCGTGAGATTCCACGACCTGACGGAACGCATCGCCAACTTCCAGGAGAGGCTCTTCCGCTTCGTGGTGGTGGAAGAGCAGTACGAAGAGTCCTTCTGGATCTGCGTGGCCAGCGCCTCCGCCCACGCTGCCAACTTGGTGGTGGTGGCCATCAGTCAGATTCCCCTCCCAGAGATTAAGACCAAAATAGAAGAGGCCACGGTCACGGCCGAGG